The following coding sequences lie in one Paenibacillus durus ATCC 35681 genomic window:
- a CDS encoding MFS transporter: MRTLNRNYWIFGVFFMLYFFIWAACTMFLSLWLTQEGGLNSTKTGVIFSAISIAAICFQPFFGIVSDKLGLKKNLLWLFIGLLVFIGPFFVYLFPALLKSNIILAAVIGGAYLGAIFNGGVGAIEAYIERVSHLNGFEYGRVRVFGNIGAAASTFVTGHLFNTNPDLIFWIGTGMALLLAVVFSFAKMGNPEPNAVNADKAAAPPKGSTLELFKNRKFWMFVLYVLGVGCIYDVYDQQFAVYFTHFFATPEQGTQVFGNLVTLQIFLEAIVMILAPFIINKIGAKNALLYAGFIMSIRILGSSLADGAVAISLLKLMHALEVPILLVAVFKYISANFDMRLSATIYLIAFQFTKQVGAIFLSTIAGNMYDTVGFKSAYLLLGSIALIFTAISIFTLSGKKMVLVKNVSAQEAS, from the coding sequence ATGAGAACGCTTAACAGAAATTATTGGATTTTTGGGGTATTCTTTATGCTTTACTTCTTTATCTGGGCTGCTTGTACGATGTTCTTATCTCTATGGCTGACCCAAGAGGGCGGACTGAATTCCACTAAGACAGGCGTTATTTTCTCAGCCATATCGATTGCAGCGATTTGCTTTCAGCCTTTTTTCGGAATCGTGTCGGATAAGCTCGGCCTGAAAAAGAATTTACTCTGGCTGTTTATCGGACTGCTGGTGTTTATCGGACCGTTCTTCGTTTACTTATTTCCGGCTTTGCTCAAGAGCAATATCATTCTGGCGGCTGTAATTGGCGGCGCTTACCTGGGAGCCATTTTCAATGGCGGAGTCGGCGCAATCGAAGCTTATATCGAGAGAGTCAGTCATTTGAATGGGTTTGAATACGGGCGGGTCAGAGTGTTCGGGAACATTGGCGCCGCGGCAAGTACTTTTGTTACAGGACATTTGTTCAATACGAATCCCGATTTGATCTTCTGGATCGGCACAGGCATGGCGCTCCTGCTGGCCGTTGTGTTCTCCTTTGCCAAGATGGGAAATCCTGAGCCTAACGCGGTAAACGCGGACAAAGCGGCGGCGCCTCCCAAAGGATCTACCCTTGAGCTTTTTAAAAATAGAAAGTTCTGGATGTTCGTACTGTACGTCCTTGGCGTTGGCTGCATATACGATGTTTATGATCAGCAGTTTGCCGTGTATTTCACCCATTTCTTTGCTACGCCGGAGCAGGGAACGCAAGTCTTTGGCAACCTTGTAACTCTGCAAATCTTTTTGGAAGCGATTGTAATGATCCTGGCGCCGTTCATTATTAATAAGATCGGAGCGAAAAATGCTCTCCTGTATGCAGGTTTCATTATGTCTATCCGGATCTTGGGATCGAGCCTGGCGGACGGAGCGGTTGCGATCAGCTTGCTAAAATTAATGCACGCCCTGGAAGTTCCGATTCTGCTCGTAGCCGTCTTCAAATACATCTCGGCGAATTTTGATATGAGATTGTCAGCGACGATTTATCTGATCGCATTCCAGTTCACCAAGCAAGTAGGAGCTATCTTCCTGTCGACCATCGCGGGGAACATGTATGATACGGTTGGATTTAAAAGCGCATACTTGCTGCTTGGCTCCATTGCTCTCATCTTCACTGCCATTTCAATCTTTACATTATCCGGCAAAAAGATGGTTCTTGTGAAAAATGTAAGCGCTCAAGAGGCGAGCTGA
- a CDS encoding DUF4180 domain-containing protein, with amino-acid sequence MEVTVDQRGDSKVAVISSGSLIINSVNDALDLMVTARYQGCDKLLLRKENITEDFFELRTGLAGEILQKYVNYNMVLAIVGEFSGYNSKSLNDFIYECNQGNKVLFKKTEAEALAELHAQR; translated from the coding sequence ATGGAAGTCACAGTAGATCAGCGGGGCGATTCCAAAGTAGCTGTAATTTCAAGCGGTAGTCTCATTATTAATAGCGTAAATGACGCACTGGATTTAATGGTAACCGCCCGTTATCAAGGGTGTGACAAATTACTCCTGAGAAAAGAAAACATCACCGAAGATTTCTTCGAGCTGAGAACAGGGCTTGCGGGCGAGATTTTGCAGAAGTATGTCAACTATAATATGGTCTTAGCCATTGTTGGTGAATTCAGCGGATATAACAGCAAGAGCCTGAACGACTTCATCTACGAATGTAATCAAGGAAACAAAGTGCTGTTCAAGAAAACGGAAGCCGAAGCATTGGCGGAACTGCACGCGCAAAGATGA
- a CDS encoding class I SAM-dependent methyltransferase has translation MNNHQPERAGLERLESQERLSGMPPERLLSVAGLGNDEAVLDIGAGGGYFTFSAAELTQGRVYAVDSSAYMRDVLRGRAKEAERTNVEVAEGTAEHLPLEDSVVDLAIASLVLHILSAPEEGIKEMLRVLKPGGRGLIVEWLHPRPDGKPGHRIPLETMRHELEAGGAHIVSVDFWADTYYSIVFRAPLPAS, from the coding sequence ATGAACAATCATCAACCGGAACGCGCCGGGCTGGAGCGGCTGGAGTCGCAAGAACGGTTAAGCGGGATGCCCCCGGAGAGGCTGCTGAGCGTTGCGGGCCTTGGGAACGATGAAGCTGTGCTGGATATTGGAGCGGGGGGAGGGTATTTTACATTCTCCGCAGCGGAGCTGACGCAGGGGCGCGTATATGCGGTGGATTCCTCAGCCTATATGCGGGATGTGCTGCGCGGCCGCGCCAAGGAAGCGGAAAGAACCAACGTCGAAGTGGCCGAAGGCACCGCGGAACATCTTCCGCTGGAAGATAGCGTTGTCGATTTAGCCATTGCGTCGCTCGTGCTGCATATTTTGAGTGCTCCCGAAGAAGGGATAAAGGAAATGCTGCGGGTGCTGAAGCCCGGCGGCAGAGGTCTGATTGTAGAGTGGCTGCATCCCCGCCCTGATGGGAAGCCCGGGCACCGCATTCCGCTTGAGACGATGAGACATGAGCTGGAGGCCGGGGGCGCACACATAGTCAGCGTGGATTTTTGGGCCGATACGTATTACTCCATAGTTTTCAGAGCGCCTTTGCCCGCATCTTAA
- a CDS encoding HD-GYP domain-containing protein, producing the protein MSFEHLSGKIAKFDIVNKNGAVLVPAGSVLNEDTLRLLQQHEIDPADVLVQASEVGTPSAEDRTPGTAPTKLIQGAADYSKALFDRLQFDRKVPLIEIKNGLIPVVRQISRHPDLLELLESVKAKDEYTHQHNIGVGVISTLIGQWLNLEESELALLSLAATMHDIGKVRIPQELLSKPGKLTKEELVEMKRHTIYGYEILKGTVGLSPRVMLVALQHHERLDGSGYPLHLKKGEIDYWSQIVAVADVYHAISSKRPHHDPMPFYQVVTLMRQGSFGELNPEIVSLLLDKLIHALLGKKVVLTDGQLAEVVHINALDDLHPLVKIEDSLLDLSRNRDIHIQQILS; encoded by the coding sequence ATGTCTTTTGAACATTTGTCGGGTAAGATAGCGAAATTTGATATTGTAAATAAAAATGGCGCCGTGTTAGTACCTGCCGGTTCCGTTCTCAATGAGGATACTCTTCGCTTGCTCCAGCAGCATGAGATCGACCCCGCCGATGTCCTCGTACAAGCTTCGGAGGTTGGAACGCCGAGTGCGGAGGATCGAACGCCGGGTACTGCTCCTACGAAGCTGATACAGGGGGCTGCAGACTATTCCAAAGCTCTGTTCGACCGGCTTCAATTCGACCGCAAGGTGCCCCTGATTGAAATCAAGAACGGGCTGATCCCCGTTGTACGCCAAATTTCCAGGCATCCAGATCTGTTGGAGCTGTTAGAGTCCGTCAAAGCCAAGGATGAATACACGCATCAGCATAATATCGGCGTAGGTGTAATATCCACCCTGATCGGGCAGTGGCTGAATCTGGAGGAGTCGGAGCTTGCGCTGCTGTCGCTGGCGGCCACCATGCATGACATCGGCAAGGTCCGGATTCCGCAAGAGCTATTGTCAAAGCCGGGAAAGCTGACGAAAGAAGAACTGGTTGAAATGAAGCGGCACACCATCTACGGCTACGAAATACTTAAAGGAACCGTCGGGCTAAGCCCGCGTGTCATGCTTGTCGCCTTGCAGCATCATGAACGGCTGGACGGAAGCGGGTATCCCCTGCATTTGAAAAAAGGGGAAATCGACTACTGGAGCCAGATTGTCGCCGTTGCGGATGTATATCACGCGATTTCGTCCAAGCGGCCGCATCACGATCCCATGCCTTTTTACCAAGTCGTCACCCTGATGCGTCAAGGCTCGTTCGGTGAACTGAATCCAGAAATTGTCTCGCTGCTTCTGGATAAACTAATTCATGCGCTGCTGGGCAAAAAAGTGGTGCTAACGGATGGGCAATTAGCGGAAGTGGTTCACATTAACGCGCTCGACGACCTGCATCCCCTGGTTAAGATTGAGGATTCTTTGCTAGATTTAAGCCGGAACAGAGATATTCATATCCAGCAAATCCTGAGCTAG
- the rlmD gene encoding 23S rRNA (uracil(1939)-C(5))-methyltransferase RlmD, whose product MNERKRPAKGNASYSRSPGAKGSGYKPRSERTSAAASREHAEELRTGDRIVVTVKRLGINGEGIGYYRRKAVFIDGALPEEVVKAEVTQLQPKFIKAQLLEVEKRSPDRIEPPCPVFGICGGCQIQHISYEGQLRAKTELVREAFSRYAGLEDVKIKPMLGMEHPWDYRNKAQLQLKRKGNEVIAGLYEAGSHDIVDISGCPIQHPKVNDAVEKVKSVLEELQIPLHKEKGAKDGVRTIVVRYGFQSGHLQVTLVAASTRLPRQDDLVRLLRLTLPDVIGIALNVNPKKTPLIFGDRTITLWGEDTMEESLGDLQFSLSPRAFFQLNPQQTVKLYESVRAAAGLTGRETVVDAYCGTGTIGLWLAPYAKEVRGIEAIPEAVEDAKQNAARNGRSNVSFHTGAAEELLPRWAKAGLTPDVIVADPPRTGLDPRFLEAVLRTKPNRFVYVSCNPSTLAKDCKVLLDGGYAIEWVQPVDMFPQTSHVEAVCSLVYKGSE is encoded by the coding sequence ATGAATGAACGTAAGCGTCCCGCCAAGGGAAACGCATCATATAGCAGATCTCCCGGGGCCAAAGGCTCCGGGTATAAACCGCGCTCAGAGCGGACATCGGCAGCCGCGAGCCGGGAGCATGCGGAGGAACTCCGCACCGGAGACCGGATTGTTGTCACGGTGAAGCGGCTCGGCATTAACGGCGAAGGCATCGGATATTACCGGCGTAAGGCCGTGTTTATTGACGGAGCGCTGCCGGAAGAAGTCGTGAAAGCCGAGGTGACGCAGCTTCAGCCGAAGTTCATCAAGGCCCAGCTGTTGGAGGTGGAGAAAAGGTCTCCCGACCGAATCGAACCTCCCTGTCCGGTGTTCGGGATCTGCGGCGGCTGCCAGATTCAGCATATTTCCTACGAAGGCCAGCTGCGGGCCAAGACGGAGCTTGTGCGCGAGGCATTTTCCCGTTATGCCGGTCTGGAAGACGTAAAGATCAAGCCGATGCTCGGAATGGAGCATCCGTGGGATTACCGCAACAAGGCCCAGCTTCAGCTGAAGCGCAAGGGAAATGAAGTTATCGCCGGTCTGTACGAGGCGGGAAGCCATGATATTGTTGACATCAGCGGCTGTCCGATCCAGCATCCGAAGGTCAACGACGCAGTGGAAAAAGTGAAATCGGTGCTGGAAGAGCTGCAAATTCCGCTGCATAAGGAGAAAGGCGCCAAAGACGGCGTACGGACGATCGTGGTCCGGTACGGCTTTCAGTCCGGCCACCTGCAGGTGACGCTTGTCGCCGCGAGCACGAGGCTGCCCCGCCAGGACGACCTGGTCCGGCTTCTTCGCTTAACGCTGCCGGACGTGATTGGAATCGCCCTAAACGTCAATCCGAAGAAGACACCACTCATCTTCGGAGACCGGACGATTACCCTATGGGGCGAAGACACGATGGAGGAATCGCTGGGCGATTTGCAGTTCTCGTTGTCGCCGCGCGCCTTCTTCCAGCTCAACCCGCAGCAGACGGTCAAGCTGTACGAATCGGTCCGCGCGGCTGCCGGCTTGACCGGCAGGGAGACCGTCGTGGACGCTTACTGCGGCACCGGCACAATCGGGCTGTGGCTCGCGCCGTATGCCAAGGAAGTCCGCGGCATCGAGGCGATCCCGGAAGCGGTGGAGGACGCGAAGCAGAACGCGGCCCGCAACGGCCGCAGCAATGTCAGCTTCCATACCGGAGCCGCCGAGGAGCTGCTGCCGCGCTGGGCCAAGGCCGGCCTGACCCCGGACGTCATCGTTGCCGACCCGCCCCGGACGGGACTTGATCCCCGGTTCCTGGAAGCGGTGCTGCGCACCAAGCCGAACCGGTTCGTCTATGTCTCCTGTAACCCTTCGACCCTGGCGAAGGATTGCAAGGTGCTGCTGGACGGCGGCTATGCCATCGAGTGGGTCCAGCCCGTGGACATGTTCCCGCAGACGAGTCACGTGGAAGCTGTTTGTTCCTTGGTGTATAAGGGGTCTGAATAA
- a CDS encoding type II toxin-antitoxin system RelE/ParE family toxin, with protein sequence MKVEWTAPALKRLAQIKSKYFSDEETAEYRIRLVQRIEEKILLTGTVFRSRYFKNTFLVHVDRFIVSFRPSKDGTAYTITALKHARQNKKA encoded by the coding sequence ATGAAGGTTGAATGGACGGCTCCTGCACTGAAGCGTCTAGCTCAAATCAAGAGCAAGTACTTCTCAGATGAGGAAACGGCCGAATATCGTATAAGATTGGTGCAGCGGATTGAAGAAAAAATACTGCTCACAGGAACTGTTTTCAGATCGCGCTATTTTAAAAATACCTTTCTTGTTCATGTCGATCGATTCATTGTTTCATTCCGACCTTCTAAGGACGGTACAGCATATACGATTACAGCGCTCAAACACGCGCGGCAAAATAAAAAAGCGTAA
- a CDS encoding sugar phosphate isomerase/epimerase family protein has translation MITIYDWFGYELPIKERYQLIKEAGFDSVLLWWSEDFGRNDYRNGPQLAREAGLFIENIHTPIQNENNLWLDNLDGEALTDCYLQCVADCAEFEIPTMVVHLPNENNPYNTLGLDRIKRITEKAEQLGVNVALENLWNLSNLAYMLEQVDSLRIGFCYDCGHHYRYYPGNDLLSMYGSRLMALHLHDNNGSYAQHGLPFDGTIDWSTTMKKIAETDYSGATAIEAMNWDYEDLSAKDFLHKAFERAKRLEALKH, from the coding sequence ATGATCACTATTTATGACTGGTTTGGCTATGAATTGCCGATAAAGGAACGTTATCAGTTAATAAAAGAAGCTGGATTTGATAGCGTTTTATTATGGTGGAGTGAAGACTTTGGTCGGAACGATTACCGCAACGGGCCACAACTTGCGCGAGAAGCGGGTCTTTTTATAGAAAATATCCACACGCCAATCCAAAACGAAAACAACCTCTGGCTTGACAATCTGGACGGTGAAGCCTTAACCGACTGCTATTTGCAATGTGTTGCAGATTGCGCCGAATTTGAGATTCCGACAATGGTGGTGCACTTGCCCAACGAAAACAATCCATATAACACATTGGGACTGGATAGAATCAAGAGAATCACTGAAAAAGCTGAACAACTTGGTGTTAATGTTGCACTGGAGAATTTATGGAACCTTTCCAATCTGGCATATATGCTGGAGCAAGTGGATTCCCTGCGTATCGGATTCTGTTATGACTGCGGACATCACTACCGCTACTATCCGGGCAATGATTTATTATCCATGTACGGTTCCCGGTTGATGGCACTACATTTACATGATAATAACGGAAGTTATGCCCAACACGGGTTACCCTTTGACGGCACGATTGATTGGTCAACAACCATGAAAAAAATTGCGGAAACGGATTATTCAGGAGCGACTGCAATAGAGGCCATGAATTGGGATTATGAGGATTTATCAGCTAAAGATTTTTTACATAAAGCGTTTGAACGAGCAAAAAGGCTGGAAGCATTAAAACACTAG
- a CDS encoding NADH:flavin oxidoreductase translates to MAPMTRAFSPNGIPGSDVAQYYRRRAENGVGLIITEGTVINHPAAADNPNVPHFYGPALEGWSAVAEQVHAAGGLILPQLWHVGMTKQVGRPPNPESPPVGPSGLDLSGNPVTVSLSESEIHSIIEAYAQAAADAKRLGFDGVELHGAHGYLIDQFFWHQTNRRSDRYGGDDWAGRTRFAAEVIASVRKAVGPDFPIVLRISQWKTSFYGAKLADTPEQLASFLEPLTAAGIDAYHCSTRRFWEPEFKGSDLNLAGWVRSITGKPTITVGSVGLSEEFMSSLASGKVTPIVGFEGLIDKLVRNEFDLVAVGRSLLVDPEWVMKVRSGRLNELQPFTADALRTLI, encoded by the coding sequence ATGGCACCCATGACGAGGGCATTCTCGCCTAACGGTATCCCTGGATCTGATGTCGCTCAGTATTACCGGCGCCGAGCCGAGAACGGCGTCGGTCTGATCATTACGGAAGGCACCGTTATCAATCATCCGGCTGCGGCGGACAATCCAAACGTCCCCCATTTCTACGGACCTGCTTTGGAAGGCTGGTCCGCCGTCGCGGAGCAAGTGCATGCAGCAGGAGGCCTCATCCTCCCCCAACTGTGGCATGTTGGCATGACAAAGCAAGTCGGGCGTCCGCCAAATCCGGAATCACCCCCAGTCGGTCCATCCGGACTCGATCTGTCAGGCAATCCGGTAACCGTATCCTTGAGCGAATCGGAAATTCATTCCATTATAGAGGCTTACGCCCAAGCTGCTGCCGATGCGAAGAGACTCGGGTTCGACGGTGTAGAACTCCACGGCGCACACGGCTACTTGATCGATCAATTTTTCTGGCACCAGACCAACCGGAGGTCTGACCGCTACGGTGGCGATGACTGGGCCGGACGGACCCGCTTTGCCGCAGAGGTGATTGCCTCCGTTAGAAAGGCCGTTGGTCCCGATTTTCCCATCGTGCTACGCATTTCCCAATGGAAGACATCATTTTACGGAGCTAAGCTCGCGGATACGCCGGAACAATTAGCTTCGTTCCTAGAACCGCTTACAGCCGCAGGTATTGATGCCTATCACTGCTCGACCCGGCGATTCTGGGAACCGGAATTTAAGGGTTCGGACCTGAATTTAGCAGGCTGGGTCAGATCAATAACCGGAAAACCGACAATCACAGTTGGATCGGTGGGCTTGAGCGAAGAATTCATGAGTTCATTGGCATCGGGGAAAGTAACGCCAATCGTCGGCTTTGAAGGGTTGATCGATAAGCTCGTACGCAACGAATTCGATCTGGTGGCAGTAGGGCGCTCATTGCTAGTCGACCCGGAATGGGTCATGAAAGTTCGGAGCGGACGGCTGAACGAACTGCAGCCGTTTACCGCCGATGCGTTGAGGACCTTGATTTAA
- a CDS encoding IS3 family transposase codes for MVEELRDRHGVTRLLAIAGIPRASYYKWRASGSKRKETHSRDHEIKEHMLAIHLIHPYFGYPRMKTALREAGYLVNHKKVWRLMKELSIPSVIRKKRKYSSYTPSVVYPNRLRRQFHAAGPQQKLVTDITYISDGARFYYLSAIQDLFNNEIVAWQISERNDVKLVLDTVEQWTRKRDVSGAVLHSDQGFQYTSAAYNTRLEEFGVKGSHSRKATCLDNACIESFFSHLKTEKLYLHQCKSETEIHQAVEEYIYFYNYQRFQAKLKQRAPIEYRHALAA; via the coding sequence ATCGTAGAGGAGTTACGCGACCGGCACGGCGTGACACGTCTGTTAGCCATTGCCGGAATCCCTAGAGCCAGCTACTACAAGTGGCGAGCAAGCGGGTCAAAGCGTAAAGAAACTCATTCGCGGGATCATGAAATCAAAGAGCATATGCTAGCGATTCACTTGATTCATCCCTACTTCGGATATCCCCGGATGAAAACCGCTTTACGGGAGGCGGGTTATCTCGTCAATCACAAGAAAGTATGGCGACTAATGAAGGAGTTGTCGATTCCCTCGGTGATCCGGAAGAAACGAAAGTACTCGAGCTACACGCCTTCTGTGGTCTACCCGAACCGGCTGAGGCGTCAGTTTCATGCGGCAGGGCCACAGCAGAAGCTGGTGACTGACATTACGTATATCTCAGACGGTGCGCGCTTTTATTACTTGTCCGCCATTCAGGACCTGTTTAACAATGAGATTGTGGCTTGGCAGATCTCAGAGCGAAATGACGTCAAGCTCGTCCTGGATACGGTCGAACAATGGACACGAAAAAGAGACGTGTCCGGGGCCGTGCTCCACTCGGATCAGGGCTTCCAGTACACGTCTGCGGCGTACAACACGCGACTCGAGGAATTCGGCGTCAAGGGCAGCCACTCTCGCAAAGCAACCTGCCTGGATAACGCCTGCATCGAATCCTTCTTTTCGCATCTCAAGACGGAGAAGTTGTACCTCCACCAGTGTAAGTCAGAAACCGAGATACATCAAGCAGTGGAGGAGTATATCTATTTTTACAATTACCAGCGATTTCAGGCCAAACTCAAACAGCGCGCACCGATTGAGTACCGGCACGCGCTGGCTGCTTAG
- a CDS encoding helix-turn-helix domain-containing protein — protein sequence MAKKGQKFQTYGEEFKTAAVQAYLEGTGSYTTVSARLGIRSKTQLQEWVKKYKTGEAYDTRKGLTNPLKGRQRTKFASVEEERDYLKAQVDYLKKRYPNLVREVAPVRRTTTKS from the coding sequence ATGGCCAAAAAGGGACAGAAATTTCAAACCTATGGAGAAGAGTTTAAGACGGCGGCGGTTCAGGCCTATTTGGAGGGGACGGGCAGTTACACGACGGTTTCAGCCCGACTGGGAATCCGGAGTAAGACCCAACTTCAGGAGTGGGTGAAGAAGTACAAAACGGGGGAAGCGTATGACACCCGCAAGGGATTAACCAACCCTCTTAAAGGGCGGCAACGCACGAAATTTGCTAGCGTCGAGGAAGAACGGGATTATCTGAAAGCGCAGGTAGATTATCTAAAAAAGCGGTACCCAAATCTGGTCAGGGAGGTCGCCCCCGTCCGCAGGACAACTACCAAATCGTAG
- a CDS encoding DHA2 family efflux MFS transporter permease subunit, with protein sequence MSKQKKGIILISILLGFILSSLDNTIISASMGNIIADIGGLDKITWMFTTYALAGTSTMLIFGKLSDMFGRKTFYLIGIGLFLLGSALCGTAGSIEQLIVYRVIQGIGSGAIFPISLSLIYTLFNDPKDAAKMSGLFGAVLGLSSIGGPLLGAWVSESLNWRWCFYINLPIGIVSFVSLLCTLRESRSEAKPKIDILGALLIVIMTVSAMFALELGGKDYAWSSWLIIGLFAISALAMIAFYFVEQRASEPIVPLQLFKNRMVTGTNIVVFCQGALLFSAMTYLPLYAMYVFDGFSVKLLLTPLMLSMICGSVLIGYLQAHFRVRTVMFVNMVLGIGISILLMNLSLEVPHWQIIALAVVLGLGVLGPLNNITQNAVAYSVDKRYIGVSASLVGFSRSIGGVMGVSVMAVIVNLQMKSSVTTAIGKFQLLPNPDPNRDPLNPETVFRFKDYFEPQLVSFYKLAMGNAINQGFALALCVTIIGAIAALTVGASKLHKRSDAASADTVTQSVSH encoded by the coding sequence GTGAGCAAGCAAAAGAAAGGCATCATTCTCATATCCATCTTACTGGGCTTTATACTGTCCTCCCTAGACAACACCATCATTTCCGCGAGCATGGGTAATATCATAGCAGACATCGGCGGCCTGGATAAAATCACTTGGATGTTCACAACCTACGCTCTTGCCGGGACCAGTACGATGCTTATTTTCGGCAAGCTCTCCGATATGTTCGGTCGCAAAACCTTTTATTTAATCGGAATCGGTCTATTCCTGCTCGGTTCCGCTCTTTGCGGAACGGCCGGCAGCATCGAACAACTCATCGTGTATCGGGTCATTCAGGGCATCGGTTCCGGCGCCATTTTCCCGATCTCGCTCTCGCTGATATACACCTTGTTTAACGACCCGAAAGACGCAGCGAAAATGTCCGGTTTGTTCGGTGCGGTATTAGGATTGTCCTCAATCGGGGGACCGCTGCTCGGTGCATGGGTCTCGGAGTCGCTTAACTGGCGTTGGTGTTTCTACATCAACCTTCCGATCGGTATCGTTTCGTTCGTCTCGCTCCTCTGCACGCTTCGGGAATCCCGTTCCGAGGCCAAACCGAAGATCGACATCCTAGGGGCGCTGCTCATTGTTATCATGACGGTCTCTGCCATGTTTGCGTTGGAGTTAGGCGGCAAAGACTACGCTTGGTCTTCTTGGCTTATCATCGGATTGTTCGCGATATCAGCATTGGCGATGATTGCCTTCTATTTTGTAGAGCAACGGGCATCAGAACCGATCGTGCCGCTCCAGCTTTTCAAGAACCGAATGGTGACCGGCACAAACATTGTCGTTTTTTGTCAGGGCGCCTTACTTTTCTCTGCGATGACCTACTTACCCCTGTATGCCATGTATGTGTTCGACGGGTTCAGCGTGAAGCTGTTACTGACCCCGCTGATGTTATCCATGATTTGCGGCTCCGTGTTAATCGGATATTTGCAGGCTCACTTCCGGGTTCGTACCGTGATGTTCGTCAATATGGTGCTTGGAATCGGAATCTCCATCCTGCTCATGAATCTCTCGCTTGAGGTACCTCATTGGCAAATCATCGCTCTTGCCGTTGTGCTCGGCCTGGGTGTTCTTGGACCCCTTAATAATATCACTCAGAATGCCGTCGCCTACAGCGTGGATAAACGATATATAGGGGTTTCCGCTTCGCTCGTCGGCTTCAGCAGAAGCATCGGCGGCGTGATGGGCGTCTCGGTCATGGCCGTCATCGTCAATCTGCAGATGAAGTCATCGGTCACAACGGCTATTGGTAAATTCCAGCTTCTTCCGAATCCAGATCCGAATCGCGATCCGTTGAATCCCGAAACCGTATTCCGTTTCAAGGATTATTTTGAACCGCAGTTGGTTTCCTTCTATAAACTCGCGATGGGCAACGCGATCAACCAGGGATTTGCTCTTGCGCTTTGCGTAACGATTATCGGTGCGATCGCCGCGCTGACGGTTGGAGCGTCGAAGCTGCATAAGCGTTCCGATGCTGCGTCTGCTGACACCGTCACCCAATCCGTGTCTCATTAA
- a CDS encoding FMN-dependent NADH-azoreductase, producing MATTLFIKANNRSAEHSVSVRMYDAFLKSYTETHSDDLIVQVNLYQEQLPYLGDSMIVGNYKSANGIALTPEEQATHTIVNQHLEQFLYADKIVIAFPLWNLTVPAILHSYLDYLHQPRKTFQYTAEGLVGLLPDKKVALLNARGGVYADGEEMAVNFVKKHLRVFGIHNVTTIVIEGHNQYPDRSREIIAEGLQNVEQAAKIF from the coding sequence ATGGCCACCACCTTGTTTATCAAAGCGAACAACCGCTCTGCGGAACACTCGGTCAGCGTGAGAATGTACGATGCGTTTTTGAAAAGCTACACGGAAACCCATTCGGACGATTTGATTGTGCAAGTTAACTTGTATCAAGAGCAGCTGCCTTATTTGGGTGACAGTATGATCGTGGGAAACTACAAATCCGCTAATGGCATCGCGCTAACCCCGGAAGAACAAGCCACGCATACGATTGTTAACCAACATCTGGAGCAATTTCTGTACGCCGATAAAATCGTCATCGCTTTCCCCCTCTGGAACTTGACGGTTCCCGCGATATTGCATTCGTATCTGGACTATCTGCATCAGCCGCGCAAAACCTTTCAGTACACGGCCGAAGGACTAGTTGGACTATTGCCCGATAAGAAGGTCGCTTTATTAAACGCCAGAGGGGGTGTCTATGCAGATGGAGAGGAAATGGCCGTAAACTTCGTCAAAAAGCATTTGCGGGTGTTCGGCATTCATAACGTGACAACGATTGTGATTGAGGGGCATAATCAATATCCTGATCGCAGCCGAGAGATTATCGCGGAAGGGCTTCAGAATGTGGAGCAAGCAGCAAAAATATTCTAA